The Verrucomicrobiota bacterium genome has a segment encoding these proteins:
- a CDS encoding BNR-4 repeat-containing protein has translation MHHIGAAVDYFVDNGYKKPFDVTYPHPNSHYHNGVTYIAYQGSDMNNNDPSVCSYNHITGVWRGPVRIGNNPLPNSDLHGKPSIVVDDEGYIHVVFGGHGGTIGLAGSNKFGGYSDGELKHLVSNFPEDIGYDDSDWTRQNSAPGGGSTGQISVYATYPQFMKVTNGDIYLFCRHGNHHSDWSYQKSTDNGISWSGEVSILKHSYVDTWYAWFSVNGDVIDCVYNYHPGGSGNYRQNIYYMYLDTTSDSWYNVEGKNLNSKIPLNLKQSKKRTKVKSTNPKNYEVSGIIC, from the coding sequence ATGCATCATATAGGTGCTGCAGTAGATTATTTTGTGGATAATGGTTATAAGAAGCCATTTGATGTGACTTATCCTCATCCTAATTCGCATTATCATAACGGTGTTACTTATATTGCATATCAAGGATCTGATATGAATAACAACGATCCAAGTGTTTGTAGTTATAATCATATCACCGGGGTTTGGCGTGGGCCTGTGAGGATTGGTAATAATCCACTCCCTAATAGTGATTTACATGGCAAACCTTCCATTGTTGTAGATGATGAAGGTTACATTCATGTTGTCTTTGGTGGACACGGAGGAACCATAGGGCTTGCTGGATCAAATAAATTTGGTGGTTATAGTGATGGAGAGCTGAAACACTTAGTATCTAATTTTCCGGAAGATATTGGCTATGACGATAGCGATTGGACACGGCAGAATTCAGCACCTGGGGGTGGGTCCACTGGTCAAATTTCTGTGTACGCCACCTACCCTCAATTTATGAAAGTGACTAATGGTGATATTTACCTTTTCTGTAGACATGGTAATCATCATAGCGATTGGTCCTATCAGAAGTCTACTGACAATGGTATTAGTTGGAGTGGAGAAGTTTCCATTTTAAAACATAGTTATGTTGATACATGGTATGCATGGTTTAGTGTAAATGGCGATGTAATCGATTGTGTCTACAATTATCATCCGGGAGGATCAGGGAACTATCGCCAGAATATATATTATATGTACTTAGATACAACATCTGATTCGTGGTATAATGTCGAAGGTAAAAATCTTAATTCGAAGATACCTCTAAACTTGAAACAATCTAAGAAACGCACAAAGGTAAAAAGCACTAACCCCAAGAACTATGAAGTTAGCGGTATCATTTGCTGA